A genomic segment from Gaiellales bacterium encodes:
- a CDS encoding NAD-dependent malic enzyme — translation MSRNPSVSYSLTMRVEIPAVAGSFAKVAAAIGHAGGDLGAIDLVRVAKDHRVRDITVSASDADHGQRIVDAVRTLPGVNIVNVSDRTFLMHLGGKIEVQNKVPVKTRDDLSMAYTPGVARVCMAISRDPDKVRALTIKQNAVAVVTDGTAVLGLGDIGPRAAMPVMEGKAMLFKEFAAIDAWPLCLDTTDTDEIIAIVKAIAPGFGGINLEDIAAPRCFEIEGRLRRELDIPVFHDDQHGTAVVVLAGLLNAARVVGKRIEDMRVVLVGVGAAGVAVSKLLMEAGVRDIIGCDREGALHPGTKGLTAIKKWYARNTNPRKFSGTADEALAGADVFLGLSGPGAVSVDAVKTMADDAIVFAMANPEPEVPPEDLEGIVRVIATGRSDYPNQINNVLAFPGIFRGALQVAATGINESMNLAAARAIAAVIGEDEVHEEYIIPSVFNKAVVETVAAAVAEAAVETGLARRAVDPPTDPSAIYR, via the coding sequence GTGTCGCGGAACCCCTCCGTCTCCTACAGCCTCACCATGCGGGTCGAGATCCCCGCGGTGGCCGGCTCGTTCGCCAAGGTGGCGGCCGCCATCGGCCACGCCGGAGGCGACCTGGGGGCAATCGACCTCGTGCGCGTCGCCAAGGACCACCGCGTGCGCGACATCACGGTCTCGGCGTCGGACGCCGACCACGGCCAGCGCATCGTCGACGCCGTGCGCACCCTGCCCGGCGTCAACATCGTGAACGTCTCCGACCGCACGTTCCTCATGCACCTGGGCGGCAAGATCGAGGTGCAGAACAAGGTGCCCGTGAAGACCCGCGACGACCTCTCGATGGCCTACACGCCGGGCGTCGCCCGCGTCTGCATGGCGATCAGCCGCGACCCGGACAAGGTGCGCGCGCTCACCATCAAGCAGAACGCCGTCGCGGTGGTCACCGACGGCACGGCGGTGCTCGGCCTGGGCGACATCGGCCCGCGCGCGGCCATGCCGGTGATGGAGGGCAAGGCGATGCTCTTCAAGGAGTTCGCCGCCATCGACGCGTGGCCGCTGTGCCTCGACACCACCGACACCGACGAGATCATCGCCATCGTCAAGGCGATCGCGCCCGGGTTCGGCGGCATCAACCTCGAGGACATCGCCGCGCCGCGCTGCTTCGAGATCGAGGGCCGGCTGCGGCGCGAGCTCGACATCCCCGTCTTCCACGACGACCAGCACGGCACCGCGGTCGTCGTGCTGGCGGGCCTCCTGAACGCCGCCCGCGTCGTCGGCAAGCGGATCGAGGACATGCGCGTCGTGCTGGTGGGCGTGGGCGCCGCCGGCGTGGCCGTCAGCAAGCTGCTGATGGAGGCGGGCGTGCGCGACATCATCGGCTGCGATCGCGAGGGCGCCCTCCACCCCGGCACGAAGGGGCTGACGGCGATCAAGAAGTGGTACGCCCGCAACACGAACCCGCGCAAGTTCTCGGGGACGGCCGACGAGGCCCTGGCCGGCGCCGACGTCTTCCTCGGGCTGTCCGGCCCCGGCGCGGTGTCGGTCGACGCGGTGAAGACGATGGCCGACGACGCGATCGTCTTCGCCATGGCGAACCCCGAGCCGGAGGTGCCGCCGGAGGATCTCGAGGGGATCGTGCGCGTGATCGCGACCGGGCGCTCGGACTACCCCAACCAGATCAACAACGTGCTCGCGTTCCCGGGCATCTTCCGGGGGGCGCTGCAGGTCGCGGCGACGGGCATCAACGAGTCGATGAACCTGGCGGCGGCGCGGGCCATCGCCGCGGTGATCGGCGAGGACGAGGTGCACGAGGAGTACATCATCCCGAGCGTCTTCAACAAGGCCGTCGTCGAGACCGTCGCGGCCGCCGTGGCCGAGGCGGCCGTCGAGACCGGCCTCGCCCGGCGCGCCGTCGATCCGCCGACCGATCCGTCGGCGATCTACCGGTAA
- the rpsA gene encoding 30S ribosomal protein S1: protein MATTDTDTWMIEVDGELIPDYDRTLTNFNEGDVVTGTVVRVDKDEILVDIGYKSEGVIPISELSIRRSVNPDDEVEIGQEIDALVLQKEDAEGRLILSKKRARFEKAWQRIEAAAESGEPVEGKVIEVVKGGLIIDLGVRGFLPASLVDIRRVQDLEEYRDQTLLCKVIELNRSRNNVVLSRRAVLEEERKEARQQILDRLSPGVEVEGQISNIVDFGAFVDLDGIDGLIHISELSWSHVNHPSEVLEIGQKVRVKVLDVDRDRQRISLGLKQTQTDPWQRVIDETQQGDVVSGRITKVVTFGAFAEIVSGVEGLIHISELAEHHVENPREVVQQGEDVKVKIIEIEPDRRRLSLSLRRVEAGDPVKTIDLGTPGERQEAEVPELGLSEEVFADQPQAAEDEPEPVADEPEAVAEEPEAAAEAPEAEVADEPEAVGDEPVGEVSAPDPDDGTADEG, encoded by the coding sequence ATGGCAACCACTGATACCGACACCTGGATGATCGAGGTCGACGGGGAGCTCATCCCCGATTACGACCGCACGCTGACCAACTTCAACGAGGGCGATGTCGTCACCGGCACCGTCGTCCGCGTCGACAAGGACGAGATCCTGGTCGACATCGGCTACAAGTCGGAGGGCGTCATCCCCATCTCCGAGCTCTCGATCCGCCGCTCCGTCAACCCGGACGACGAGGTCGAGATCGGCCAGGAGATCGACGCGCTCGTGCTCCAGAAGGAAGACGCCGAAGGCCGGCTCATCCTCTCGAAGAAGCGGGCCCGCTTCGAGAAGGCGTGGCAGCGCATCGAGGCGGCGGCCGAGAGCGGCGAGCCGGTCGAAGGCAAGGTTATCGAGGTGGTCAAGGGCGGCCTGATCATCGACCTCGGCGTGCGCGGCTTCCTGCCCGCGTCGCTGGTCGACATCCGCCGCGTCCAGGATCTCGAGGAGTACCGCGACCAGACGCTCCTGTGCAAGGTCATCGAGCTCAACCGCAGCCGCAACAACGTCGTGCTGTCGCGGCGGGCGGTGCTCGAGGAGGAGCGCAAGGAGGCCCGCCAGCAGATCCTCGATCGGCTGTCGCCGGGCGTCGAGGTCGAGGGCCAGATCTCGAACATCGTCGACTTCGGCGCGTTCGTCGACCTGGACGGCATCGACGGCCTGATCCACATCTCGGAGCTCAGCTGGAGCCACGTGAACCACCCCTCCGAGGTGCTCGAGATCGGCCAGAAGGTGCGCGTCAAGGTGCTCGACGTCGACCGCGACCGCCAGCGCATCTCGCTCGGCCTCAAGCAGACCCAGACCGATCCGTGGCAGCGGGTCATCGACGAGACCCAGCAGGGCGACGTCGTCTCCGGCCGGATCACCAAGGTCGTCACGTTCGGCGCCTTTGCCGAGATCGTGTCCGGGGTCGAGGGCCTGATCCACATCTCCGAGCTGGCCGAGCACCACGTCGAGAACCCGCGTGAGGTCGTGCAGCAGGGCGAAGACGTCAAGGTCAAGATCATCGAGATCGAGCCCGATCGCCGCCGTCTGTCGCTGTCCCTGCGCCGCGTCGAGGCCGGCGACCCGGTGAAGACGATCGACCTGGGCACTCCGGGCGAGCGCCAGGAGGCCGAGGTGCCCGAGCTGGGCCTGTCCGAAGAGGTGTTCGCCGACCAGCCGCAGGCAGCCGAGGACGAGCCCGAGCCGGTCGCCGACGAGCCCGAGGCCGTCGCGGAGGAGCCCGAAGCGGCCGCCGAGGCACCCGAGGCCGAGGTCGCGGACGAGCCCGAGGCCGTCGGCGACGAGCCGGTCGGCGAGGTCTCGGCGCCGGATCCGGACGACGGGACCGCCGACGAGGGATAG
- a CDS encoding class I SAM-dependent methyltransferase, with amino-acid sequence MPVVLDAVPETLLWTLYHRAAEARRPDTVLPDPRAVDLVDAMDFPFEARFGPAAPALAQWQALRAACFDREVRRFLGRHPGGTVAALGEGLETQFWRIDQGTVRWIGVDLPEAIALRRELLPGDPRMRLIACSALDERWLDEVDPAGPVLVTAQGLLMYLARDDVHGLLRMCATRIAAGGIVFDAVSPRMRDRSGREPASGAEGYRPPRWTWAIDRDERRLIGAIPGVAGLETLRLPRGRGIAFRYLVPLAQSVPPLRNGLLSILRARLGAQPRS; translated from the coding sequence ATGCCGGTCGTCCTCGACGCCGTCCCCGAGACGCTGCTCTGGACCCTCTACCACCGTGCCGCCGAGGCCCGCCGGCCCGACACCGTGCTGCCCGACCCGCGGGCGGTCGACCTGGTCGACGCGATGGACTTCCCCTTCGAGGCGCGCTTCGGCCCGGCTGCGCCCGCGCTGGCGCAGTGGCAGGCGTTGCGCGCGGCATGCTTCGACCGCGAGGTGCGCCGGTTCCTGGGCCGCCACCCCGGCGGGACGGTGGCGGCGCTCGGCGAGGGCCTCGAGACCCAGTTCTGGCGCATCGACCAGGGCACGGTACGCTGGATCGGCGTCGACCTGCCCGAGGCGATCGCGCTTCGCCGCGAGCTGCTCCCGGGCGATCCGCGCATGCGCCTGATCGCATGCTCGGCGCTCGACGAGCGCTGGCTCGACGAGGTCGACCCGGCCGGCCCGGTGCTCGTGACGGCGCAGGGCCTGCTCATGTACCTCGCCCGGGACGACGTCCACGGTCTGCTGAGGATGTGCGCGACCCGGATCGCGGCCGGCGGGATCGTGTTCGACGCGGTGTCGCCGCGGATGCGCGACCGCAGCGGCCGCGAGCCGGCATCCGGCGCGGAGGGCTACCGGCCGCCGCGCTGGACATGGGCGATCGACCGCGACGAGCGCCGCCTGATCGGCGCCATCCCGGGCGTCGCCGGCCTCGAGACGCTGCGCCTGCCGCGGGGCCGGGGCATCGCGTTTCGGTATCTGGTGCCGCTGGCCCAGTCGGTGCCGCCGCTGCGAAACGGCCTGCTCTCGATCCTGCGCGCCCGCCTGGGCGCTCAGCCCAGGTCGTAG
- the coaE gene encoding dephospho-CoA kinase (Dephospho-CoA kinase (CoaE) performs the final step in coenzyme A biosynthesis.) gives MGLTGGIGSGKSEALRAFGRHGAATLSSDEGVHTLYTREVVKRAMLEHFGPAVFTPEGEIDRKAVGAIVFADAAELRWLEGLLLPLLAEEFAKWRDRETQGGARLLVHEAPTLFEAGVDKRYDVILTVTAPADVRESRRPGARRQMEHQLPEDEKAARSDYVYENTGTLEDLDRYVAGLAERLTR, from the coding sequence GTGGGGCTGACGGGCGGCATCGGCAGCGGCAAGTCCGAGGCGCTGCGCGCGTTCGGCCGCCACGGCGCGGCGACGCTCTCGAGCGACGAGGGGGTGCACACGCTCTACACCCGCGAGGTCGTCAAGCGGGCGATGCTGGAGCACTTCGGCCCCGCCGTGTTCACGCCCGAGGGCGAGATCGACCGCAAGGCGGTCGGCGCGATCGTGTTCGCCGACGCCGCCGAGCTGCGCTGGCTCGAAGGGCTGCTCCTGCCGCTCCTGGCCGAGGAGTTCGCGAAGTGGCGTGACCGCGAGACCCAGGGCGGCGCTCGCCTCCTCGTCCACGAGGCCCCGACGCTGTTCGAGGCCGGCGTCGACAAGCGCTACGACGTCATCCTGACCGTGACCGCGCCGGCGGACGTGCGCGAGTCCCGCCGGCCCGGCGCCCGCCGCCAGATGGAGCACCAGCTGCCCGAGGACGAGAAGGCCGCGCGCAGCGACTACGTCTACGAGAACACCGGGACGCTCGAGGACCTCGACCGCTACGTCGCCGGCCTGGCCGAGCGGCTGACCCGATGA
- a CDS encoding DNA polymerase I — MATVKQAQPKDLNLDDAPAKQCDVFLVDGNGLAYRAFYALPEELQTVDGFPTNALLGMANMLMKLLADYRPATVLVAWDEKPTARIELAPEYKAHRRPMPDLLRQQVPYFEPIVEAFGYRNFRVTGKEADDVIGTLATKAEAAGHRVCVVSTDRDAFQLASENVCIMMTPRGVADVVVYTPDRIMQRYGIGPDLVPDFIGLKGDTSDNIPGVPGIGDKTAAELLVRFGTMEGVYANLDAVPGEKRRENLRTATEDAARSKVLATIDRTLEIEVDFGAMVAAPPDRSGMKELFRKLEFRALLKRVDELEEAVPGAPAEVIEGVELDWREAALDDVKALPDEVAVAIGAGRAAVTGDGGDVLVVEADAARVVEALRDRRVITHGLKHPALTPAGDTAIAAYLLDPGRADYGIDDLAEEAGLGLQVAADEETSALVRACAAARRLHPRAAERLAEREMTDLYEDIELPLVPVLGAMEAAGIKVDTYRLAEIAAKLADQVEELEARCHELAGGPFVIGSPKQLGEVLFERLGLPADRKGKTGYSTDARVLAKIRHMHPIVDVVEQWREQSKLLNTYLVPLPDLIDDQDGRLHTTFSQTTAATGRLSSIRPNLQNIPIRTPLGREIRSAFVAGEGSKLLSADYSQVELRILTHLSGEPALHEAFARGEDIHRVTASQVLGKPQAELTRDERNKAKAVNFGIIYGISSFGLSEQLGISREEAQSFIDTYLARFPRVNEFIAATIERAKSDGWVTTLFGRRRPIPELRAMNYQTRSLGERLAVNTVMQGSAADIIKVAMIRIHRRLRDEGRRSRLVLQIHDELLFEVADGEVSALRALVADEMTGAYPLDPALAVDVGVGATWLEAK; from the coding sequence ATGGCCACGGTCAAGCAGGCTCAGCCGAAGGATCTGAACCTCGACGACGCCCCGGCCAAGCAGTGCGACGTCTTCCTGGTCGACGGCAACGGCCTCGCCTACCGGGCGTTCTACGCGCTTCCCGAGGAGCTCCAGACCGTCGACGGGTTCCCGACGAACGCGCTCCTCGGCATGGCCAACATGCTGATGAAGCTGCTCGCGGACTACCGTCCGGCGACGGTGCTCGTGGCCTGGGACGAGAAGCCCACCGCGCGCATCGAGCTCGCGCCCGAGTACAAGGCCCACCGCCGGCCCATGCCCGACCTGCTGCGCCAGCAGGTGCCGTACTTCGAGCCGATCGTCGAGGCGTTCGGCTACCGCAACTTCCGCGTCACCGGCAAGGAGGCCGACGACGTGATCGGCACGCTGGCGACCAAGGCCGAGGCCGCCGGCCACCGCGTCTGCGTCGTCTCGACGGACCGCGACGCCTTCCAGCTCGCCTCCGAGAACGTCTGCATCATGATGACCCCGCGCGGGGTCGCCGACGTCGTCGTCTACACGCCCGACCGGATCATGCAGCGCTACGGCATCGGCCCCGACCTCGTGCCCGATTTCATCGGCCTGAAGGGCGACACCTCGGACAACATCCCCGGCGTGCCCGGCATCGGCGACAAGACCGCTGCCGAGCTCCTGGTGCGGTTCGGGACGATGGAGGGCGTCTACGCGAACCTCGACGCCGTGCCCGGCGAGAAGCGGCGCGAGAACCTGCGCACGGCGACCGAGGACGCCGCCCGCTCGAAGGTGCTCGCGACGATCGACCGGACGCTCGAGATCGAGGTCGACTTCGGCGCGATGGTGGCGGCGCCGCCCGACCGCTCCGGCATGAAGGAGCTCTTCCGCAAGCTCGAGTTCCGGGCGCTCCTGAAGCGCGTCGACGAGCTCGAGGAGGCCGTGCCGGGCGCGCCCGCCGAGGTGATCGAGGGCGTCGAGCTCGACTGGCGCGAGGCGGCGCTCGACGACGTGAAAGCGCTCCCCGACGAGGTCGCGGTCGCGATCGGCGCCGGCCGGGCCGCGGTCACCGGCGACGGCGGCGACGTGCTCGTCGTCGAGGCCGACGCGGCCCGGGTCGTGGAGGCGCTGCGCGACCGCCGGGTGATCACGCACGGGCTCAAGCATCCCGCCCTCACGCCCGCCGGCGACACCGCCATCGCCGCCTACCTGCTCGACCCCGGCCGGGCCGACTACGGGATCGACGACCTGGCCGAGGAGGCAGGGCTCGGGCTGCAGGTGGCCGCCGACGAGGAGACGTCGGCGCTCGTGCGCGCCTGTGCCGCGGCGCGGCGCCTGCACCCGCGCGCCGCCGAGCGGCTGGCCGAGCGGGAGATGACCGACCTCTACGAGGACATCGAGCTGCCGCTCGTCCCCGTGTTGGGGGCGATGGAGGCGGCCGGCATCAAGGTCGACACCTACCGCCTGGCCGAGATCGCCGCCAAGCTGGCCGACCAGGTCGAGGAGCTCGAGGCGCGCTGCCACGAGCTGGCCGGCGGGCCGTTCGTGATCGGCTCGCCGAAACAGCTCGGCGAGGTGCTCTTCGAGCGGCTGGGCCTGCCCGCCGACCGCAAGGGCAAGACCGGCTACTCCACCGACGCCCGGGTGCTGGCCAAGATCCGCCACATGCACCCGATCGTCGACGTCGTCGAGCAGTGGCGCGAGCAGTCCAAGCTCCTGAACACCTACCTCGTGCCGCTGCCCGATCTGATCGACGACCAGGACGGCCGCCTGCACACGACGTTCAGCCAGACCACCGCCGCCACCGGGAGGCTGTCGTCGATCCGCCCCAACCTGCAGAACATCCCCATCCGCACGCCGCTCGGGCGCGAGATCCGCAGCGCCTTCGTCGCCGGCGAGGGCTCAAAGCTGCTCTCGGCCGACTACTCCCAGGTCGAGCTGCGCATCCTCACCCACCTGTCCGGCGAGCCGGCCCTGCACGAGGCCTTCGCGCGCGGCGAGGACATCCACCGGGTGACCGCCTCGCAGGTGCTGGGCAAGCCGCAGGCCGAGCTGACCCGCGACGAGCGCAACAAGGCCAAGGCGGTCAACTTCGGAATCATCTACGGCATCAGCTCGTTCGGACTCTCGGAGCAGCTCGGCATCTCCCGCGAGGAGGCGCAGAGCTTCATCGACACCTACCTGGCCCGGTTCCCCCGCGTGAACGAATTCATCGCCGCCACCATCGAGCGCGCCAAGAGCGACGGCTGGGTGACGACCCTGTTCGGACGGCGGCGGCCGATCCCCGAGCTGCGGGCGATGAACTACCAGACCCGCAGCCTGGGCGAGCGGCTGGCGGTGAACACGGTCATGCAGGGCAGCGCCGCCGACATCATCAAGGTGGCGATGATCCGCATCCACCGACGCCTGCGCGACGAGGGCCGGCGCTCGCGGCTCGTGCTCCAGATCCACGACGAGCTCCTCTTCGAGGTCGCCGACGGCGAGGTGTCGGCGCTGCGGGCGCTCGTGGCCGACGAGATGACGGGCGCCTATCCGCTCGACCCCGCGCTCGCCGTCGACGTCGGCGTCGGCGCGACCTGGCTGGAGGCGAAATGA
- a CDS encoding lytic transglycosylase domain-containing protein, with amino-acid sequence MIRRAVVALAALGIVAGAGFAYLQHSQPDWWVRLRHPLDYRADVVGNARLYHLDPALVAAVIYEESRFRANTESSAGAIGLMQLLPSTARGIALHTGGHKFRIPQDLYVPDLNIRYGCWYLAHLQHKYAGHPHAGDLALAAYNAGQANVDRWIAQTPPGRPVKIRFAATRDYVAGVRATERLYRRAYDLG; translated from the coding sequence ATGATCCGGCGCGCTGTGGTCGCCCTGGCGGCGCTCGGGATCGTCGCCGGCGCGGGGTTCGCCTACCTCCAGCACTCGCAGCCGGACTGGTGGGTGCGCCTGCGCCACCCGCTCGACTACCGGGCCGACGTGGTCGGCAACGCCCGCCTCTACCACCTCGATCCGGCGCTCGTCGCCGCCGTGATCTACGAGGAGTCGCGCTTCCGGGCGAACACGGAGTCGAGCGCGGGCGCCATCGGCCTCATGCAGCTCCTGCCGTCTACGGCGCGGGGCATCGCCCTGCACACGGGCGGCCACAAGTTCCGCATCCCGCAGGACCTCTACGTCCCCGACCTGAACATCCGCTACGGCTGCTGGTACCTGGCCCACCTCCAGCACAAGTACGCCGGCCATCCGCACGCGGGCGACCTGGCGCTGGCCGCCTACAACGCCGGCCAGGCCAACGTCGACAGATGGATCGCGCAGACGCCGCCCGGCCGGCCGGTGAAGATCCGCTTCGCCGCCACGCGCGACTACGTGGCGGGCGTGCGCGCGACCGAGCGGCTGTACCGGCGGGCCTACGACCTGGGCTGA
- a CDS encoding trimethylamine methyltransferase family protein — protein MEAISILAPDDVEAVHDRAMTIIEEIGTDVRHEEALALLRASGQDVDGERVRWDREFVMEMVASAPASFTLEPRNPDRAVTIGGARPVLAPVGGSPFCSDLERGRRDGGIADHVELVKMAHSAELMTCLQSGTVEANDLSEHSRHLEMDYSILRWSDKPYVCYGTSGPKARDAVDLAAIACGGRDRIERTPAIMGVVNPNSPLVWDFLMVDALVEWARAAQPVIVTPFLLAGATAPVSVAGGLALQVAEALTGVALVQLIRRGAPALFGSFFTAVDMRTGGPAFGTPESVVGTLAGGQLARRYNLPYRGGGGLCSSNALDAQAAAETMNTLWATMLAPADFVLHAAGWLEGGLTASYEKLALDLEVLRMFEVLEQGVTLGEEEFALDAIRGEGPGGMFLAADHTLAHFRDWTFMSPLFRSQSYVTWEKQGSITTDRAATAEWRRLLEAWEDPGIDSALDEELREHVDRRAGELDAEYA, from the coding sequence GTGGAGGCGATCTCGATCCTTGCGCCCGACGACGTCGAGGCCGTGCATGACCGGGCGATGACGATCATCGAGGAGATCGGCACCGACGTCCGCCACGAGGAGGCGCTCGCCCTCCTGCGGGCGAGCGGCCAGGACGTCGACGGCGAGCGGGTGCGCTGGGACCGCGAGTTCGTGATGGAGATGGTCGCTTCGGCGCCGGCCTCGTTCACGCTCGAGCCCCGCAACCCCGACCGCGCCGTCACCATCGGCGGGGCCAGGCCCGTGCTGGCGCCGGTCGGCGGCTCGCCGTTCTGCTCCGACCTCGAGCGCGGCCGCCGCGACGGTGGCATCGCCGACCACGTCGAGCTGGTGAAGATGGCCCACTCGGCCGAGCTCATGACCTGCCTGCAGAGCGGCACGGTCGAGGCCAACGACCTCAGCGAGCACAGCCGCCACCTCGAGATGGACTACTCGATCCTGCGCTGGTCGGACAAGCCCTACGTCTGTTACGGCACGTCCGGGCCCAAGGCGCGCGACGCCGTCGACCTGGCCGCGATCGCCTGCGGCGGCCGCGACCGGATCGAGCGCACGCCCGCCATCATGGGCGTCGTCAACCCGAACAGCCCGCTCGTCTGGGACTTCCTGATGGTGGACGCGCTGGTCGAGTGGGCCCGGGCTGCCCAGCCGGTGATCGTGACGCCGTTCCTGCTGGCGGGCGCGACCGCCCCGGTGAGCGTCGCCGGCGGGCTCGCGCTCCAGGTGGCCGAGGCGCTGACGGGTGTCGCCCTGGTGCAGCTGATCCGGCGCGGTGCGCCGGCCCTCTTCGGCTCGTTCTTCACCGCCGTCGACATGCGCACCGGCGGCCCCGCGTTCGGCACCCCGGAATCGGTGGTCGGCACGCTTGCGGGGGGCCAGCTGGCGCGCCGCTACAACCTGCCCTATCGCGGCGGCGGCGGGCTGTGCTCGTCGAACGCGCTCGACGCCCAGGCGGCCGCCGAGACGATGAACACGCTCTGGGCGACCATGCTCGCCCCGGCCGACTTCGTCCTGCACGCCGCCGGCTGGCTCGAGGGCGGGCTGACCGCCTCCTACGAGAAGCTCGCCCTCGACCTCGAGGTCTTACGTATGTTCGAGGTGCTGGAGCAGGGGGTGACGCTCGGGGAGGAGGAGTTCGCGCTCGACGCGATCCGCGGGGAGGGGCCGGGCGGCATGTTCCTCGCCGCCGATCACACGCTGGCGCACTTCCGCGACTGGACGTTCATGAGCCCGCTCTTCCGCTCGCAGTCGTACGTGACCTGGGAGAAGCAGGGCTCGATCACGACGGACCGGGCCGCGACGGCCGAGTGGAGGCGGCTGCTCGAGGCGTGGGAGGACCCGGGCATCGACTCCGCCCTCGACGAGGAGCTGCGCGAGCACGTCGACCGGCGCGCGGGCGAGCTCGACGCCGAGTACGCGTAG
- a CDS encoding putative glycoside hydrolase gives MRILTAAAMMAALVAAVSCEGQSASTAPRACTGLRRPGVPLAYMPARAPSAARARCIGVQYAAVVGRLGWGTLPKVMHRGSAGLQAWQQRSLLYACNRCGLAGFGLGWVRSHHPTWIMHSAQGTEIHPDDHPGWVLLNFTDPKYQYAWGVHVRKSLAAGGWTGVEVIDADNDPDWSDVPIDPATGALMTDGNRRRYLAHALALIRATLKLQLFSLLADNGPPTVVSFDQINSTDAVTVGDGFAHLSGTAWETQLNYFQKASGWGSGVYVRDEQGLTRAETIYGLAAFMLVAIPRDSAYSGSGSPSSSVYQISPGATPTEPATKHGEVWTRAYPDAVVAVNPSDIAGSVPMGSAGQVTIAPRSATIETGGHLLTSG, from the coding sequence ATGCGGATCCTGACGGCGGCGGCCATGATGGCCGCGCTCGTGGCGGCCGTCTCCTGCGAGGGCCAGTCGGCGTCGACCGCGCCCCGGGCGTGCACGGGCCTGCGCCGGCCGGGCGTGCCGCTGGCGTACATGCCGGCCCGGGCCCCGTCGGCCGCCCGGGCGCGCTGCATCGGCGTCCAGTACGCCGCCGTCGTCGGCCGGCTCGGCTGGGGGACGCTGCCGAAGGTCATGCACCGCGGCAGCGCCGGCCTGCAGGCCTGGCAGCAGCGCTCGCTGCTCTACGCGTGCAACCGCTGCGGCCTGGCCGGGTTCGGCCTCGGCTGGGTGCGCTCGCACCACCCGACCTGGATCATGCACTCGGCCCAGGGCACCGAGATCCACCCGGACGACCACCCGGGCTGGGTGCTCCTGAACTTCACGGATCCCAAGTACCAGTACGCCTGGGGGGTGCACGTGCGCAAGAGCCTGGCGGCGGGAGGCTGGACCGGGGTGGAGGTGATCGACGCCGACAACGACCCCGACTGGAGCGACGTGCCGATCGACCCGGCCACCGGCGCGCTCATGACCGACGGCAACCGCCGCCGCTACCTGGCCCACGCGCTCGCGCTCATCCGGGCGACGCTGAAGCTCCAACTTTTTTCGCTCCTGGCCGACAACGGCCCGCCGACGGTGGTCAGCTTCGACCAGATCAACAGCACCGACGCCGTGACCGTCGGCGACGGGTTCGCGCACCTGTCGGGCACCGCCTGGGAAACGCAGCTGAACTACTTCCAGAAGGCGAGCGGGTGGGGGTCGGGCGTCTACGTCCGGGACGAGCAGGGGCTGACGCGCGCCGAGACCATCTATGGCCTGGCGGCGTTCATGCTCGTCGCGATCCCGCGCGACTCGGCGTATTCGGGATCGGGCAGTCCCAGCTCGTCGGTCTACCAGATCTCTCCAGGCGCGACGCCCACGGAGCCGGCGACGAAGCACGGGGAGGTGTGGACGCGGGCCTACCCGGACGCGGTCGTGGCCGTCAACCCGTCGGACATCGCGGGGAGTGTCCCGATGGGCTCGGCGGGCCAGGTCACGATCGCGCCGCGGTCGGCCACGATCGAGACCGGAGGGCACCTGCTCACCAGCGGCTAG
- a CDS encoding SRPBCC family protein, with protein sequence MSVVIEQRASVGAAAKDVFAFLHDPDRRQQWDAMTDLARLEDATEPAVGVRVHLRGRRTAPSWVGEYAELAPPQRSVLRLVEGVGMPFSAFSQTIEVAPVKGGSTITLRLEYQARGLASLLEPVVLRPRLTKAVRRSLAGISSHFV encoded by the coding sequence GTGAGCGTGGTGATCGAGCAGCGCGCCTCCGTCGGCGCGGCGGCGAAGGACGTCTTCGCGTTCCTGCACGACCCCGACCGCCGCCAGCAGTGGGACGCGATGACCGACCTGGCCCGGCTCGAGGACGCGACCGAGCCGGCCGTGGGCGTGCGCGTGCACCTGCGCGGCCGCCGGACGGCCCCGTCATGGGTGGGTGAGTACGCCGAGCTCGCCCCGCCGCAGCGCTCCGTGCTGCGCCTGGTCGAGGGCGTGGGCATGCCGTTCTCGGCATTCAGCCAGACGATCGAGGTGGCGCCTGTAAAAGGCGGGAGCACGATCACGCTGCGGCTCGAGTACCAGGCCCGCGGCCTCGCCAGCCTGCTCGAGCCGGTCGTGCTGCGGCCACGGCTCACGAAGGCCGTGCGCAGGTCGCTCGCCGGCATCTCGAGCCACTTCGTCTAG